The Lucilia cuprina isolate Lc7/37 chromosome 5, ASM2204524v1, whole genome shotgun sequence genome includes a window with the following:
- the LOC111686691 gene encoding larval cuticle protein 65Ab1-like has protein sequence MKFIIVFAALFAFALAAPAEHGAEIVHQESEVLPESFKFLTETSDGNHHDAEGKLLNVGSDHESLAVHGSFSWVDEKTGEKFTVNYVADENGFQPEGAHLPKPEH, from the coding sequence atgaaattcatCATTGTATTCGCTGCCCTTTTCGCCTTCGCTTTGGCTGCTCCTGCTGAACACGGTGCTGAGATCGTCCACCAAGAATCTGAGGTTTTACCAGAAAGCTTCAAGTTCCTTACCGAAACCTCCGATGGTAACCACCATGATGCCGAAGGTAAATTGTTGAATGTTGGCTCTGATCACGAATCCCTCGCTGTTCATGGTTCATTCTCCTGGGTTGATGAGAAGACTGGCGAAAAATTCACCGTCAACTATGTTGCTGATGAAAACGGTTTCCAACCCGAAGGTGCTCATTTGCCCAAACCCGAACATTAA